ACAGCAGAGGCTGGGGTCACCGATCCAAGTGGCAGAGCAGCTGGCGAAGGTGGCGGGAGCTGGATGCCCTTTGGGGCTCTGCCCACAGCCAGAGCAGGGTAGAGTGGGCACCGCGCGGGGGGAGCTGTGCACAGGACAGGCTGTGGGGGGCACGAGGGGATCCCAGTGCTAGTGACGGGGAGCTGCTGGAGAGACCCCGAGTTCACGACCGGCCTGGATAAGGCCCCAGGTGTACGGATGCTTCTCCGAACCCCGAGCCTCTTGGGCCTGCCGAGGGGGGCTGGGAAACTCTGGGAACAGACTTTCTCCCGGCGACTCTGGCTCTTGGTCAGACAGACCCCGGCTAGCAGCCTGTCTCACTGAAACTGGGCTCCGGACCTGGCCATGGAGCATCGTATCTGACCCGCTCGGACCTGGAGAGCGCCCGGGCCATTGTCGCGGCACAAACTGCAACCGGCACGTTTCCCTACCAGCCGTTGTCACtgccatgcccaggcctgactgTCTGGGGGCTCCTGGCAcaaggcaggggattgggggggcCTTGACTCTAATGTCTCCACACCAATTTGCCCTGTCCTGGGTTTTATCTCGGGAATCACAGACAAGCCCAGAGCCTGCCCTGGTAACGCTGGGATGCTGTGCGTTCGGACGGGGGCggctgggctggagccagaaTCGGCAGGCGCTGGGCTCAGCGGGTCCCATCGGGAACACGGGAGCTACGCTGGATTTGGAAGAGCCGGGGACTCTTTGTTGTGGGGCTGATacgccctcccctgccccctcgccACTGCCCCCAGCTGTAGGCCTGGCCTGGTGCCAGCCATGAACTTGCCAGAACACATCTGCAAAGGGGAACTGCTCCTGCCAGGaaccttccccacctccctgctaGCTGCGCACACTGGAGCGGAGCGCGTCCCGGGCCGGAGGAGGGACGGGATGGGAGTGGGCCGCCAGCCAGGCTCTTGAAGGGAATGAAAGTGAAAGCTGGCTGCTGCAGAGGATAAATACAGGCAGCCGGGGAAGGGGACGAAGCATCTCAGCTCTGCCTGCTCCTGAGCCACAGATTGCCTCCGCCTGCCTGGTCGCCCTGCCCCATCGCCGGCCAGAATGACCCTccgcttcctgctgctgctggcagctgcccTGTGCATCTGCAAGGCCCAAGGTACTGCATGGTCCCAGCAGGTCCCCGACCGCCGGGGCGGCTGGGAGGGTGCCCTGGGGACAGGAACGGGTCAGCAGCAATGGGGTGCGCCTCGGAGCAGCTGGACACGGGGGGTAGCCCAACCCGCTAGCCCTTTTGCAGCTGGGGCTTTGTTCCAGCCGCTGAGCTGCtcgggcagggagggaagggcgAGGAGAGAGCTGGCATGCCCGGCAGTCAGCTGGTGGCCTCAGCCTGGCCGGTCCAGCAGCCGCACCTGGTGATAGAGCAGGGAGCTCATCCCCTCGGGACCTGGGCTCTAGCCCGGCCGATCTCGCCCCTGTAACCCAGGCCTGCTTGTCCCCCCTTATCCTTGCTAGTGGCAGCTAGTGCTTGATGAGCCAGCTGCAGCCTTGGCTAAAGGACATGtctcttttagctcatgcattaagctcctgaggtcccaggtttgatcccggcTGACGCCAACCCGGGTCTGTCGGTGTGAGGCTAGCGCTTGCCTATCTCGGGTCCATGCTTTGTGATCCCCCAGCGAAAAGTGCTGGTCTTGGCACGTTCCCTGCTCCCCCAATACTCAGCGGTGGGGAGGAGGCTGCTGGGTTAAATCCTGGAGCGGGGGCCCTGCCTGCTCGGACATCTGCCCGCTAGCCCTGCCAGCTGATCGCCCCAGCTTGGGGAGAGCTTTATCAGCGGCTCCCAGGCTGCGGAGTGGAGATCACCTTCCTGCAGAGAGAAAGCAACTGCCTGGCTTTATTCTGATTGGCTAGAAACTGGGTTGATTCAGGTGACCTAGTCAGCAGCTTAACGTGGGGGGGCGGGCCCAGTAGCGTGCATGAGAAACTCcctctctgcagcacctggggccagcAAGCCCCATGCGTGTGGCAATGCCCCGCGTGCCCACTGACGCTCAGTaaggggctcggggctggggaagCTGCCTCGGGTTTGCATGCAGCTCTCCAGAGGCATCACACCAGAAATGCACCCTCTGCCCGCGTCTCACCCGTACTCTTGTCCGCTTGCCCACCAGGGAGCGAGAACCAGGCGTCCGACTGCTGTCTGAGCCACAAGAATCGTCCCATTCCGCACCATCTCGTCTCCGCCTACAGAATCCAGAGTCCCGAGACAGGCTGCCGGCTCTCAGCTATTGTGTAAGTACCTGAGCCAGTGTCCTGCGGGTGCCCGGGGGAGCTCTGCGGGGCACCTCCAGGGATGGAGACTCGGTCATCCTGCCCTTCCCCATGGCTCAGGGTTATGtcaggatggggggaagcggGTTTCTGGCTGTTCCGTCCCCCCATAGCAACTTCTGTCCTAACTCAGGTTCATCACCAAGAAGAACAGGAATCTCTGTGCCCCGCCCAATGCTCGCTGGACTCTTGACCTGATGGAGAAACTGAACGGGAAAAAAGGACAAACCACAGCAGGCCGCGCTGGGAAACAGTCCCGCTCGAAGGCAGCCAAGCCCCGGAAGCAGAGGAAGCCCCAGCACTAAGAGGTGGGGACGGCAGAGCCCCGGGGGGTGCTGGGCGTGGGGAGGGACGGGCCACCGCTGCTCCAGGGAGCTGAGTCTGCTGTCAgcctgggccagaccctcagctggtggaaatcaatccagccctgtgggcagcCGGGCGGCTCTGCCGAGGCTCTGCCCTGCCACGCGGGGGCGCTGCGGGCCGTGGCACATAGCGAGTGGGAGTGTGGGGGAGCAGCAGTTGAGCACAGTGAGAGGTGAAATGTCCTGGGCCGGGGATGGAAGGCGCCTGCCGGACCGAGCCCGTCTCTGCTTGTCAGGGCCTTCCCGGCCgtggtggcagagcagtgactGGCCGGCCTGGCGATGGCACAGGGCGACCCGTCACTAACGGCGCGTGGTGACGCCCCGACGacgctgcctggggctgggggtgtctcCTCACTCGTGGCTGCTGCTTGGGAGCCACTAGAAAGGGGGGTGCTTTaggaaatgggggaggggcacgGAGCTCCCCGCCCTCGTGCGAGACCCTCCCCTGCTCTCTCTAAcggctctctcccctcccagggcacCTGCCGTCCCCGCCCCGGAGCCTGCCTGGCTGCTCAGTTGACCTCGGCAGAGCCCCCGGGCTGCAAGCAAAGGAGACCGGGCTGATTCCTGACCTGGGAGCAGAGGGCTTGGCTTGGGGCGGTGTGTGATTCTCTTCTAGAATTTCCTCTGGAGCTGCTGCACCTCCCGCTAAGCATCCGTGACCTGCGTCAGCCACGACTCCCTCCCGCGGCTCCCGGCCAGGCTCGCATCTACTGCTTAACACCCCCCGACCTTTGCATTAAAAGCCAGGAATTAGCGAGTCTGCTGTCACTGAACAAGCCTTTCCTCAGGgccagctccagtgaagtcaaagggagcaCGTGCCCTGACCTCCCTGGGCTGTTCGTCAGCACCTAGGTAAACCTGTAACCCCCAAAGCTGCTATCCCTGCTGCCCCTACCCTGCCTCCACCGCTGTGGGCAGGGCCAGTACCTCTCCCAGGGGGAGAGATGTTTGCCCACAGAGCCTCCGGACAAGGACTTTGGTTAATTAAGTTCTATGTAGCTATATGGTTGTAATAAAAAGATACACAGGGCTTAGTAATACCAGCAAAGACTGCAGGCGGCTGGACTAGCAAGTCCTTATTGCTTCTATCGAGTGCGCTTATCTCGTTTGATTGCTTTATTAAATGGCTCTTTCAAACTGTATTAAGAAACTGTGACGTCCTAGCTACTGCAGGGCATGCCATGCAGGAGCTCTGCATTGCCTGACCCGCTGTGCCCTCGCCTCGCCGGGAACGCACAGCCCATCGGGAGACAGAATTcaaggcaataaaaatgattttaaaacccCCAGAAGCAAAGGAGTGCTGGTGTGGTTGGTGTGGTGAGCGTCACGCGGGGGGGCCACCTGTGCCCGGGACAGACTGCGCTGAGAAATACGCCCGTTgttgggctggaggcaggggtccctgggcgaggctggtgggtcttgccccatgtcacggagtgtgggggagtccaggccctgcacccctcttcctgggattcactgagactctcagccagccagtaaaacagaaggtttattggacaacaggaacacagtccaaaacagagcttgtgggtacacccaggacccctcagtcaagccCTTCTGGGGGaacagggagcttagaccccagccctggggttccctgtgttcctccacccagccccaaactgaaactaaacccccccccagccggctctctcctgcagcctccctccacattcctgggcagaggtgtcacctccccctccccctcctggctcaggtgacaggctctcaggtctcccgtccccagggcacattcccaggtcaacactcccccctccctgctgcgtcacatcgtcacaccccaTGCGCGGGGGTCTAATGGgtttggggttggggaggaattttcccccaggtcagattggcaggacCC
The sequence above is a segment of the Natator depressus isolate rNatDep1 chromosome 5, rNatDep2.hap1, whole genome shotgun sequence genome. Coding sequences within it:
- the LOC141988036 gene encoding C-C motif chemokine 5-like, with protein sequence MTLRFLLLLAAALCICKAQGSENQASDCCLSHKNRPIPHHLVSAYRIQSPETGCRLSAIVFITKKNRNLCAPPNARWTLDLMEKLNGKKGQTTAGRAGKQSRSKAAKPRKQRKPQH